The Paenibacillus macerans genome includes a window with the following:
- a CDS encoding acetyl-CoA carboxylase carboxyltransferase subunit alpha: MAGELPFETPLVKLREKIQELEQFGKEKGIDFAEEIARLEERYRQLEEEIYSQITPSQKMHLARHHQRPTSLDMIGLIFEDFIELHGDRVFGDDLAVVGGLAKLNGVPVTVLGQQRGKDTKDNIARFFGSAHPEGFRKALRLMQQADKFRRPIVTFIDTKGAYPGITAEERGQSEAIARNLREMAMLRVPVICVVLGEGGSGGALALGVGNRVLMLENAIYSVISPNGAASILWKDASKADQAAEAMKITAQDLLEMEVIEEIIPEPRGGAHRDYEATASAIKEAVVRHLEELSIMHADELLEDRYRKFRKIGKFTVAGKAKARVYTGSPAGSAVPAEGSSQEKTSPADSGAAGRAGGEAREREAAAGKAAAEVEAAGKETSNEGGTEENASSELVHKQE; encoded by the coding sequence GAAAATTCAGGAATTGGAGCAGTTCGGTAAAGAAAAAGGCATCGATTTTGCCGAGGAGATTGCTCGTTTGGAAGAACGGTACCGGCAATTGGAAGAAGAGATTTACAGCCAGATTACGCCGTCGCAAAAAATGCATCTGGCCCGGCATCACCAGCGTCCGACTTCCCTGGATATGATCGGCCTGATCTTTGAAGACTTCATTGAGCTGCACGGGGACCGGGTGTTTGGGGACGATTTGGCTGTCGTCGGCGGATTGGCCAAGCTGAACGGGGTTCCCGTGACGGTGCTTGGCCAGCAGCGCGGGAAAGATACGAAGGACAACATCGCCCGCTTCTTCGGAAGCGCGCATCCGGAGGGCTTCCGCAAAGCGCTCCGGCTGATGCAGCAGGCGGACAAGTTCCGGCGGCCGATCGTTACGTTTATCGATACGAAAGGGGCCTATCCGGGCATTACGGCGGAGGAACGGGGACAATCCGAGGCGATCGCCCGCAACCTGCGGGAAATGGCGATGCTTCGGGTGCCCGTTATTTGCGTGGTCCTTGGCGAAGGCGGCAGCGGCGGAGCGCTGGCGCTGGGCGTCGGCAACCGCGTGCTGATGCTGGAGAACGCCATTTACTCCGTCATTTCGCCGAACGGGGCGGCTTCGATCCTGTGGAAGGACGCTTCCAAGGCGGACCAGGCGGCGGAAGCGATGAAGATTACCGCCCAGGACCTGCTGGAAATGGAAGTGATCGAAGAGATCATTCCGGAGCCGCGGGGCGGGGCCCATCGCGATTACGAAGCTACCGCAAGCGCCATTAAAGAAGCGGTCGTCCGCCATTTGGAGGAATTGTCGATCATGCATGCGGACGAGCTGCTTGAGGACCGGTACCGGAAATTCCGGAAAATCGGCAAGTTTACGGTGGCCGGAAAGGCGAAAGCGCGTGTATACACGGGATCTCCGGCGGGTTCCGCCGTGCCGGCGGAGGGCTCTAGCCAGGAAAAGACGTCTCCGGCTGATTCGGGCGCTGCCGGGCGTGCCGGCGGAGAGGCCCGCGAAAGGGAAGCCGCCGCCGGGAAAGCGGCTGCCGAAGTGGAAGCGGCAGGGAAAGAAACCAGCAACGAGGGCGGTACTGAAGAAAACGCGTCCTCGGAATTGGTCCACAAGCAGGAGTAA